A portion of the Staphylococcus felis genome contains these proteins:
- a CDS encoding NAD(P)/FAD-dependent oxidoreductase, whose product MTQKVVIIGASIAGTFATSALRRNGFEGDITLISAEQSLPYDKPPLSKEWMQEKENEAPPKLKKDQYYENKRINLELGVTINQINPKEKTVTSEDGRVYPYDKLVLATGMSPRKLPHLNSDLDGVLYLRTFEDALALKRQAQKAKSAVIVGGGFVGLEIAASLREYGVDVTVVLRGDIPLKKVVGQEVGRYIKKLHESKGVTFITHDEIEAVKGDQQIEQVVTKEGRTLATDLLLIGIGATFNDAIRHQDLKTNKGYIVNEYGETSLPDVYAAGDATLWPFRGELIQVEHWENAFNQGKSIAQNIMNPRSNAYDVIPYFWSDQYDENFEYLGHAKTWKDVKVEGEMATGQFAATYYDDHNQPIAVFWSNGYKKRDDVEALLKS is encoded by the coding sequence ATGACTCAAAAAGTTGTTATTATTGGTGCTTCTATTGCAGGTACCTTTGCCACTTCTGCATTAAGACGTAATGGTTTTGAGGGAGATATTACTTTAATCAGTGCTGAACAATCATTACCCTATGACAAACCACCACTCTCAAAAGAATGGATGCAAGAAAAAGAAAATGAAGCACCACCAAAGCTCAAAAAAGACCAATATTATGAAAACAAAAGAATTAATCTAGAGTTAGGAGTCACGATTAATCAAATTAATCCAAAAGAAAAAACAGTGACTTCAGAAGATGGACGTGTATACCCATATGATAAGCTCGTACTTGCAACAGGAATGTCTCCAAGAAAGCTACCACATTTGAATAGCGATTTAGACGGTGTCTTGTATTTAAGAACTTTTGAAGATGCATTAGCATTAAAGCGACAAGCACAAAAAGCAAAATCAGCAGTCATTGTTGGTGGAGGCTTTGTAGGTTTAGAAATTGCAGCTTCATTAAGAGAATATGGCGTTGATGTCACTGTAGTCCTCCGTGGAGATATACCACTCAAAAAAGTAGTAGGTCAAGAAGTCGGACGTTATATCAAAAAGCTTCATGAGTCCAAAGGTGTTACATTTATCACGCATGATGAGATTGAAGCAGTCAAAGGTGATCAGCAAATAGAACAAGTTGTGACAAAAGAGGGGCGTACGCTTGCGACAGATTTATTGCTAATAGGTATTGGTGCAACATTTAATGATGCGATACGTCATCAAGATCTCAAAACGAACAAAGGTTATATTGTGAATGAATATGGAGAGACGTCATTACCGGATGTTTATGCAGCGGGAGACGCAACGCTATGGCCATTCCGAGGTGAATTAATCCAAGTCGAACATTGGGAAAATGCATTTAATCAAGGAAAATCAATTGCACAGAACATTATGAACCCTAGATCAAATGCATATGATGTCATCCCTTATTTTTGGTCTGATCAATATGATGAAAACTTTGAATATCTAGGTCATGCTAAAACTTGGAAAGATGTGAAAGTTGAAGGTGAGATGGCAACAGGCCAGTTTGCAGCAACCTATTATGACGATCACAATCAACCTATTGCAGTGTTTTGGTCAAATGGTTATAAAAAGCGTGATGACGTCGAAGCTTTATTAAAATCATAA